A section of the bacterium genome encodes:
- the gcvH gene encoding glycine cleavage system protein GcvH, protein MGIEKKGFKFLETHEWINVSGNIGRVGLSKHAVKELNEVIFIELPEVGVQVSQGKPFGTVESVKAVFDLNSPVTGKVINVNQSIKDSPEKVTSDPYEEGWMIEIELSDISELNSLMDYEEYNGIYT, encoded by the coding sequence ATGGGAATAGAGAAAAAGGGATTTAAATTCTTAGAAACACATGAATGGATTAATGTCTCAGGAAATATCGGCAGAGTAGGTCTCTCGAAGCATGCAGTAAAAGAATTAAATGAGGTGATTTTTATTGAACTCCCTGAAGTTGGAGTACAAGTTAGCCAAGGCAAACCATTTGGAACAGTTGAATCCGTTAAAGCTGTTTTTGATTTGAATTCACCGGTAACAGGGAAGGTTATAAATGTAAATCAATCAATAAAAGACAGTCCTGAAAAGGTTACCTCAGATCCCTATGAAGAAGGATGGATGATAGAAATAGAATTATCCGATATTTCTGAGCTCAATTCATTAATGGATTATGAAGAATACAATGGTATATATACCTAA
- the gcvPA gene encoding aminomethyl-transferring glycine dehydrogenase subunit GcvPA, giving the protein MVYIPNTSRDKKEMFEAIGCKSIDDLFMEIDQRVKLKGKLKLPKSMSEMEVAALIKEIGKKNANLEDYISFLGGGAYEHFIPSVVKHIIGRSEFYTAYTPYQAEASQGTLQAIYEYQSLICELTGMDVSNASMYDGASAVSEAAFMASRITGLKKIIVSETAHPHYLQVLKTYTRAAGLELYELQSKEGIVDIDMLKGLIDDNTACVIIQNPNFFGCLEHVDTIEHIVHSKKSLFIMCIDPLSLGILAPPGEYGADIVVGEGQSLGNNLAFGGPYLGLFSCRKDFLRQLPGRIVGRTKDKNGKTGYVLTLQTREQHIRRARATSNICSNQALNALACTVYLSCMGKQGITGVGNLCLQKAHYAQLQIEKIDGYELKFKQPFFKEFLIQCPENPEEINKRLLEHKIIGGLSVDKFYPELKDCMLVCITEMRTKEQIDRFVNVLAKIS; this is encoded by the coding sequence ATGGTATATATACCTAATACTTCCAGAGATAAGAAAGAAATGTTTGAGGCTATAGGATGTAAATCTATAGATGATTTATTTATGGAAATAGATCAGAGAGTTAAGTTAAAGGGCAAATTAAAGCTGCCGAAATCCATGTCTGAAATGGAAGTTGCAGCCCTTATAAAAGAGATAGGGAAGAAAAATGCTAATTTAGAAGATTACATATCGTTTCTTGGGGGGGGAGCGTATGAACATTTTATTCCGAGTGTCGTAAAGCATATTATAGGCAGGTCAGAGTTTTATACCGCTTATACTCCATATCAGGCTGAAGCAAGTCAGGGGACATTGCAGGCAATATATGAATATCAGTCTCTTATATGTGAACTTACTGGAATGGATGTTTCAAATGCATCCATGTATGATGGAGCATCAGCAGTGTCTGAAGCAGCTTTTATGGCATCAAGAATTACAGGACTAAAGAAGATTATTGTCTCAGAAACAGCTCATCCACATTATCTGCAGGTTTTGAAGACATATACTAGAGCAGCAGGGTTAGAGTTGTATGAGCTGCAGTCTAAAGAGGGGATAGTGGACATAGATATGCTCAAAGGATTAATAGATGATAATACAGCGTGTGTAATAATTCAGAATCCAAACTTTTTTGGATGTCTTGAACATGTGGATACTATTGAGCATATTGTCCATTCTAAGAAATCGCTGTTTATTATGTGTATTGATCCTTTATCTCTCGGTATTTTAGCTCCACCCGGAGAATATGGAGCGGATATTGTTGTTGGGGAGGGGCAGTCTCTTGGTAATAACCTTGCTTTTGGAGGTCCTTATTTAGGGCTTTTTTCCTGCAGGAAGGATTTTCTTCGACAGCTGCCTGGAAGAATTGTGGGGAGGACGAAGGATAAAAACGGGAAGACTGGATATGTTCTCACTCTGCAAACACGTGAACAGCATATAAGAAGAGCAAGAGCAACCTCGAATATCTGTTCTAACCAGGCTTTAAATGCTCTTGCTTGTACTGTATATCTTTCGTGTATGGGGAAACAGGGCATTACCGGTGTAGGCAATTTATGTTTGCAGAAAGCTCATTATGCTCAACTACAGATTGAGAAGATAGATGGATACGAGCTGAAATTCAAGCAGCCGTTCTTTAAGGAATTTCTTATACAATGTCCCGAAAATCCTGAAGAAATTAATAAGAGGTTATTAGAGCACAAGATCATTGGCGGTCTCTCAGTTGACAAATTTTATCCTGAATTAAAAGATTGCATGCTTGTGTGTATAACTGAGATGAGAACAAAAGAACAGATTGACAGATTTGTTAATGTACTGGCTAAGATAAGTTAA
- a CDS encoding alcohol dehydrogenase catalytic domain-containing protein: MKAIKLVDLRKLEVLDIPKSKIVNSDDVLIKIKSVGICGSDVHYYKTGRIGSQVVKYPFTLGHECSGMVEDIGSEVKKIKIEDKVAIDPAITCGKCDQCLIGRENTCRSLKFLGCPGQAEGCLSEYILMPEASLCKVPDTMSFEQAVLTEPLCIGSYAVKISKQKTHQNIAILGMGPIGLSVLIFSKLKNPENIFGTDLINERLDVARKLNINYGFNPNKENIIEKIKSICQDGIDIVFECAGEQETLDQAIDILRPGGKLIMIGIPQTETVSFVPDKMRRKELTLINIRRQRRELPEVVEDIAQNRIKLDPFITHRFKPEQAAEAFELVSNYKDGVIKAFISF, from the coding sequence ATGAAGGCGATCAAACTTGTAGATTTGAGAAAACTTGAAGTGCTGGATATTCCCAAATCAAAAATAGTTAACTCAGACGATGTATTGATTAAAATAAAATCCGTAGGCATTTGTGGCTCAGATGTTCACTATTATAAGACTGGAAGAATTGGCTCACAAGTCGTTAAATATCCCTTTACATTAGGACATGAATGCTCAGGCATGGTTGAAGATATAGGATCTGAAGTTAAAAAGATAAAAATTGAAGATAAGGTGGCTATAGACCCGGCAATTACCTGTGGAAAGTGTGACCAGTGTCTTATAGGCAGAGAAAACACCTGCAGAAGCCTCAAATTTCTCGGATGCCCAGGACAGGCAGAGGGCTGTCTATCAGAATATATTTTAATGCCTGAGGCTAGTCTATGTAAAGTTCCTGATACTATGAGCTTTGAACAAGCAGTCCTAACAGAGCCATTATGTATTGGTTCATATGCTGTAAAGATTAGTAAACAAAAAACACATCAGAATATCGCAATACTTGGCATGGGGCCAATAGGGCTATCTGTGCTGATCTTTTCAAAATTAAAAAATCCGGAAAATATATTTGGAACTGATCTAATTAATGAAAGATTAGATGTTGCAAGAAAGCTCAATATAAACTATGGATTTAATCCAAACAAAGAAAATATTATTGAGAAAATAAAAAGCATCTGTCAAGACGGCATTGATATTGTGTTTGAATGTGCAGGAGAACAGGAAACACTTGATCAGGCAATAGATATATTAAGACCTGGCGGAAAATTAATAATGATAGGAATTCCCCAAACAGAAACCGTATCATTTGTCCCTGATAAAATGCGCAGAAAAGAATTAACACTTATAAATATCCGCCGCCAGCGCAGAGAACTTCCTGAAGTTGTAGAAGATATTGCTCAAAACAGAATAAAATTAGATCCTTTCATAACGCATAGATTTAAACCAGAACAGGCTGCTGAAGCTTTTGAACTTGTTTCAAATTACAAAGATGGTGTGATTAAGGCATTTATCTCTTTTTAA
- a CDS encoding sugar phosphate isomerase/epimerase family protein, protein MKADKNTLSQLPKFQGYLEGKKLDAFFETYEIKFAAGHWCAGDFCDRFAPLGYNSNKENFKSDIVSQIQRVAEAGIAGIEFHEAVFIDKNYRKNKKLIDEVKKALKKYKITPTNMNTNLWTDPKWKLGGITNANPAVRKDALEIALQGIEIAKELGCASVALWPGSDGWDYNFQANYGVLLDRFVQGCIEINKKAKKLGLKFGIEAKLHEPREGNMIISTTPKAMLVADCVNSACGGKNMGVAIDYGHEQMYGNEPADNLYTAKKFGIPVVNFHVNNAKLHSNDEDRVAGTGDNWRLADFCYAAIDTGYQGWFGEDQFTYRMDPVKAMSLSRELFANVMKKALMIYDRRDELKKAQATGDAGKTIDVVKRILT, encoded by the coding sequence ATGAAAGCGGACAAAAATACCCTGAGTCAACTCCCAAAATTTCAAGGATATCTTGAAGGGAAAAAGCTTGATGCGTTTTTTGAAACATACGAAATAAAGTTTGCTGCGGGACATTGGTGCGCAGGGGACTTCTGCGACAGGTTTGCACCTCTTGGATATAACAGTAATAAGGAAAATTTCAAAAGTGATATCGTTTCACAAATACAAAGAGTAGCAGAAGCAGGAATAGCTGGAATAGAATTTCATGAGGCTGTTTTTATAGACAAAAATTACAGAAAGAACAAAAAGCTCATAGATGAAGTAAAAAAAGCGCTTAAGAAGTATAAAATTACGCCAACAAATATGAATACAAACCTGTGGACTGATCCAAAGTGGAAGCTCGGCGGGATAACAAATGCAAATCCTGCAGTAAGAAAAGACGCACTTGAGATAGCGCTTCAGGGGATTGAGATAGCAAAGGAGCTTGGATGCGCAAGCGTTGCCCTATGGCCTGGTTCTGATGGTTGGGACTATAACTTTCAGGCCAACTATGGCGTACTTCTTGACAGATTTGTACAAGGATGTATTGAGATAAATAAAAAAGCTAAAAAGCTCGGCTTAAAATTCGGAATTGAAGCAAAGCTGCACGAGCCAAGAGAAGGCAATATGATCATATCAACAACTCCAAAGGCAATGCTTGTTGCAGACTGTGTCAACTCTGCCTGCGGAGGGAAAAACATGGGTGTTGCAATAGATTACGGACATGAGCAGATGTATGGAAATGAGCCGGCAGATAATTTATACACAGCTAAGAAATTTGGCATACCTGTTGTCAATTTTCATGTTAATAACGCAAAATTGCATTCCAATGATGAGGACAGAGTTGCCGGAACGGGAGATAACTGGAGGCTTGCAGATTTCTGTTACGCAGCAATTGATACAGGATATCAGGGATGGTTCGGTGAAGATCAGTTTACTTATAGGATGGACCCTGTAAAAGCAATGTCTCTTTCCAGAGAGCTGTTTGCCAATGTAATGAAAAAGGCTCTTATGATTTATGACAGACGAGATGAGTTAAAGAAAGCTCAGGCAACAGGTGATGCAGGGAAAACAATAGATGTGGTAAAAAGGATACTAACCTAG
- a CDS encoding glycosyl hydrolase, giving the protein MNQIQKTFKNPGEDWRGAPFWSWNDKLEQAELRRQIREMKKAGMGGFFMHSRVGLITEYLSREWMKMIKACVDEAKKTGMNAWLYDEDRWPSGAAGGIVTSKNKKYRNKGIVFREKTITFEYAPDSPWYNGASYLDTMSKEAVDAFIKSTHEAYLKEAGGDFGKTIPGIFTDEPNYHHWASFTKVKPKEVKAVLPWTDKLPEHFNSRCNYSIIDKLPSLIYETGNFKKHRYNYWKCVTELFLKNFSENIYSWCEKHNLQQTGHYLAEQTLESQIRVIGAAMPHYMYMHQPGIDILCERISEIFTVKQCSSVANQLGRKRVLSELYGCTGWDFSFEGQKWVGDWQYALGVNFRCQHLSLYSLKGCRKRDYPASIHYQSPWWKYYKKVEDYYGRLSFILSQGKAIRDILVLHPIGSAWSVYHPKGTEALSKLDDEFLKLSKNLLEIHRDFDYGDEMVIEKYGKIKDGEFVIGKAGYKLVIIPYSITWNSNTFKLLRDFTAQGGKILTIGKLPNRIDGSLNNEINKFLDKDAIVIENDKHKIEKTLNKVLKKEVQISGEKKDDTKDIIYQLREIDGNKFLFLVNTNRKMGLDLTIKMKGKGVFEKWDSEAGDVCEIETTNTAGYAETQQHIYPTGSLLLSLNPEKKPKAVKRKKMETQKAAVSEDKWDIDLSHMNALTLDFCKYRIQDKEESRMLLPVWKAQEQIREHFGLPEIKSNSGVQFWKAYKNMKDLDNAKVSLKFEFLSNLDSANNINLLIEEPQNFDIFINNKKVMYKNPEWYIDISFKLIHIAKYLKNGKNEVLLVTKKYQQDVELENCYILGDFTVNKDNLVLEKAKDKLKTGNWVGQGFPFYPGSITYKQDMSVDKKKNRKYILKINKHKAAIINIKINNRQAGLLCWEPYELDITKLLKRGTNKISLELVGSLRNMLGPLHYKGKLKSVGPGHFCKEEKWTDKYKFVSYGIFGKVEILEYNKTGD; this is encoded by the coding sequence ATGAACCAGATACAAAAAACATTTAAAAATCCAGGTGAAGATTGGCGAGGAGCACCGTTCTGGAGCTGGAATGATAAGCTGGAACAAGCTGAACTTAGAAGACAGATAAGGGAGATGAAAAAAGCCGGCATGGGTGGTTTTTTCATGCATTCCAGGGTTGGTCTTATTACAGAATACCTGTCTCGGGAATGGATGAAGATGATAAAGGCATGTGTTGATGAGGCTAAAAAAACAGGAATGAACGCATGGCTCTATGATGAAGACCGCTGGCCAAGCGGAGCAGCAGGGGGAATTGTTACATCAAAGAATAAGAAATACAGAAATAAAGGAATTGTCTTTAGAGAAAAAACAATAACCTTTGAGTATGCTCCTGACAGCCCGTGGTATAACGGAGCTTCATATCTTGACACAATGAGTAAAGAAGCAGTTGATGCTTTTATAAAAAGCACACATGAAGCTTATTTGAAAGAAGCTGGCGGAGATTTCGGTAAAACAATACCTGGTATTTTTACTGATGAGCCCAATTATCATCACTGGGCCAGTTTCACTAAAGTCAAACCCAAAGAAGTAAAGGCTGTATTGCCGTGGACAGATAAACTTCCGGAACATTTTAACTCAAGATGCAATTACAGTATTATTGATAAACTTCCCTCTTTAATATATGAAACGGGCAATTTTAAAAAACATAGATATAATTACTGGAAATGCGTAACAGAACTATTCCTCAAGAACTTTTCCGAGAATATTTATAGCTGGTGCGAAAAACACAATCTTCAGCAAACAGGACATTACCTTGCAGAACAAACTTTGGAATCCCAAATTCGCGTTATTGGAGCAGCAATGCCTCATTATATGTATATGCATCAGCCGGGGATAGATATTCTCTGTGAAAGAATATCGGAAATTTTTACAGTAAAACAGTGTTCTTCTGTCGCAAATCAACTTGGGCGTAAAAGAGTCCTGTCAGAACTTTATGGATGCACAGGCTGGGATTTCAGTTTTGAGGGGCAGAAATGGGTTGGAGACTGGCAGTATGCGCTTGGTGTAAACTTCAGATGCCAGCACCTATCTTTATACTCTCTAAAAGGCTGCAGAAAGAGGGATTATCCTGCCTCAATCCATTATCAATCTCCATGGTGGAAGTATTATAAGAAAGTAGAGGATTATTATGGCAGACTGAGTTTTATTCTGTCTCAGGGAAAAGCTATAAGAGATATTCTGGTTCTTCATCCAATAGGAAGCGCATGGAGTGTATATCATCCAAAAGGAACGGAAGCGCTGAGCAAACTGGATGATGAATTCCTGAAGCTTTCCAAGAATCTTCTTGAGATTCACAGGGATTTTGATTATGGGGATGAGATGGTAATCGAGAAGTACGGTAAAATAAAAGACGGGGAATTTGTAATTGGAAAAGCTGGATACAAATTAGTAATTATCCCCTACTCTATCACCTGGAATAGCAATACATTTAAGCTACTAAGGGATTTTACTGCACAAGGTGGAAAAATTCTAACCATAGGTAAACTGCCCAATAGAATAGACGGAAGCCTGAATAATGAGATAAACAAGTTTTTAGATAAAGACGCAATTGTTATAGAGAACGATAAGCATAAAATAGAAAAAACACTCAATAAAGTCTTGAAAAAAGAAGTCCAAATTTCAGGTGAGAAGAAAGATGATACAAAAGATATTATCTATCAGCTCAGAGAAATAGATGGAAACAAGTTTCTGTTTTTAGTTAATACGAACAGAAAAATGGGGCTTGATCTTACGATAAAGATGAAGGGGAAAGGTGTTTTTGAAAAATGGGATTCTGAAGCTGGAGATGTATGTGAAATTGAAACTACAAACACAGCAGGATATGCTGAAACACAACAGCATATATATCCGACAGGTTCATTGCTTCTGTCATTAAATCCAGAGAAGAAACCAAAAGCTGTGAAAAGAAAGAAAATGGAGACACAAAAAGCAGCAGTTTCAGAGGACAAATGGGATATTGATTTGTCTCATATGAATGCTCTGACACTTGATTTCTGTAAATACAGAATACAGGATAAAGAAGAGAGCAGAATGCTCCTCCCTGTATGGAAAGCTCAGGAACAGATCAGAGAACACTTCGGATTGCCTGAGATAAAGAGTAACAGTGGCGTTCAATTCTGGAAAGCATACAAGAATATGAAAGACTTAGACAATGCAAAAGTCTCTCTGAAATTTGAATTCTTATCAAATCTGGATTCTGCTAATAATATTAATTTGTTGATTGAAGAGCCGCAAAACTTTGATATTTTTATTAATAACAAAAAAGTTATGTATAAAAACCCTGAGTGGTACATTGATATAAGTTTCAAATTAATTCATATAGCCAAATATCTGAAAAATGGGAAAAATGAAGTTCTGCTTGTGACAAAGAAATACCAGCAGGATGTTGAGCTGGAAAACTGTTATATACTCGGAGACTTCACTGTCAACAAGGATAATCTTGTACTTGAGAAGGCAAAAGACAAACTTAAAACAGGTAATTGGGTAGGACAGGGTTTTCCATTTTATCCGGGTTCAATAACGTATAAACAGGATATGTCCGTCGATAAGAAGAAAAACAGGAAATATATACTCAAGATTAATAAGCATAAGGCAGCGATAATAAATATAAAGATAAACAACAGGCAAGCCGGTCTTTTGTGCTGGGAGCCATATGAACTGGATATTACAAAACTTCTAAAGAGAGGCACTAACAAAATCAGTCTTGAGCTTGTTGGAAGCCTGAGAAATATGCTGGGTCCGCTCCACTACAAAGGTAAATTAAAATCAGTAGGTCCCGGACATTTTTGCAAGGAAGAAAAATGGACAGATAAATATAAGTTTGTATCTTATGGAATATTTGGTAAAGTAGAAATTCTCGAATATAACAAAACAGGAGATTGA